TGTATTTTAGCTTGCTCTTTACCATAACGTTCAAAAGCAGAAGCAAAATCTAAATACACCGCTTCTCCTGTTGCATTTACTCCGTAACCAGCATCACAACGTTCTTTTGCTGCTCTAGAAGCAACATCACGTGGTACTAAGTTACCAAAGGCAGGGTAACGACGTTCTAAGTAATAATCTCTATTTTCTTCAGCAATCTCTGTAGGTTTTAATTTACCTTGCTGTATTAATTTTGCATCTTCTATTCTTGCTGGAACCCAAATTCTACCATCATTACGTAAAGATTCAGACATTAATGTTAATTTAGACTGATAATCTCCTGAACGAGGAATACACGTTGGGTGAATTTGTGTAAAACAAGGATTTGCAAAAAAGGCTCCTTTTTTATGAATTTTCCATGCTGCTGTAGCATTAGACCCCATTGCATTGGTAGATAAGAAATAAACGTTACCGTAACCTCCTGTTGCAATTACAACAGCATGTGCAGAGTGACGTTCTATTTCTCCGGTAATTAAATTACGTGCAATAATACCTCTTGCTTTACCATCTATTTTTACAACGTCTAACATTTCATGACGATTGAACATCTCAATTTTACCACGAGCAATTTGACGATTCATTGCAGAATAACATCCTAATAATAATTGTTGCCCTGTTTGTCCTTTTGCGTAAAAAGTTCTAGAAACTAAAACCCCACCAAAAGAACGATTGTCTAACAAACCACCATAATCACGTGCAAAAGGAACTCCTTGTGCAACACATTGATCTATAATATTACCAGATACTTCTGCTAAACGGTGTACGTTTGCTTCACGAGAACGGTAATCTCCTCCTTTTACAGTATCGTAAAATAATCTGTAATTAGAATCTCCATCTCCTTGATAGTTTTTTGCTGCATTAATACCTCCTTGTGCTGCAATAGAATGCGCTCTACGTGGAGAATCTTGATAAGCAAATGCTTTTACGTTATATCCTAATTCTGCTAACGTTGCCGCTGCAGAACCACCTGCTAAACCTGTACCAACAACTATAATATCTATATTACGTTTGTTTGCTGGGTTTACAAGATTAATTTTGTCTTTATAAATTGTCCACTTATCTTTAATTGGACCTTCTGGTACTTTTGAATCTAAAGCCATAGTTATTTAAGATTAATGGTTATGATTAAAATGATGAAACAATGCAATAATGATAAATCCTAAAGGAATAACTACTGAATAGATTTTACCAAAATTTTGTAATGCTTTTTTTCTTCCTGCGGTAACTCCCATCGATTGAAAAGCAGATGTAAAACCGTGTGCTAAATGCAATCCTAAGAAAACAAATGCTACTACATAAGCAGCTACTCGCCAGATTGGAATAAATTTTTCTTGTAATTCATGAAAATATCTTGTTGGAACTTCTGGCAACACAGCAACGTATTTGTGGTTTAATTCTGGAATCCAGAAATCAATAAAATGTAGTGCAATAAAAGCTAAAATAGCCAATCCACTATAAATCATGTTTCTACTCATCCATGTAGAATTAGCTGCTCCATTGTTTTTAACATAGGCAACTCCGTTTGCTTTTTTGTTTTTCAATTCTAATACAAACCCCATTACAAAATGAAAAACAACTCCAAAAATTAATACAGGCTGCAAAGCAAATTGTATTAAAGGATTTGTACCCATAAAATGAGATAATTGATTAAAGAGCTCTTCACTAAAAAGTGAAGTAACATTAACCGCTAAATGTATAATTAAGAAAAACATGAGGAAGAATGCAGAAAGCGCCATGGCTATCTTTCTTCCAACTGAAGATTTGAAAAATCCGCTCATTGTATAAATGTATAATTAAGTTATAATTGTTGTTTTACAAATGTACCATTTACATATTCTTTATTGAAATAAAATGGTTATTTTTTAGTTATTTAGAATCGTTTTAATAAAGAAAATAAATTCACCTTAAAACACTAAACAACAGATTCTTACATATTAATATTTATTAAAAAATAATGACAAATTATATCTTTTATTAAATTGGTAAACCAAAAAAAGAGTTAAAATAAAATCCCTTTTAATAGTGCTTTAACTATATGGCCAAATTATAGGTATCAACACAATGCTTACTATAAAAAACATTAAAAGTAAAATAGCACCACTTTTTAAATAATCTGTAAACTTATAATTACCTGCATTCATTACCATTGTATTTGTTGGCGTACCAAAAGGTGTTAAAAAAGCCGTAGACGCACTAACAGCTAATGCCATCATAAATGGATGTGGAGAATACCCTAACTCTAAAGATGCTACCAAAACAATTGGCGCCATTAAAATGGCCGTTGCAGTATTACTCATTACCTGACTTAAAAAAGAAGTAATTAAGAAGATACCTGCTAAGAAATAAGTGGGATGTTTTTCTCCCACTAATAAAATCATAGAATCTGCAATAAATTTTGCGCCTCCGGTTTTTTGAAGTGCAACCCCCATCGGTATCATACCTGCCATTATTATAATCACATTCCAATTAATAGATCTATAAGATTGATTCATATTAATACAACCACCGGCAATCATAATAAAAGCAGTTAACATTACTGTAATTGATGACGAATAAGGCCCCCAAATAAACATGCATACCATAAATATCATCGCCAAAATAGAGATAATACCTTTTCTTGTTATTGTTCCTACTTCTTTAGAGAGTTCTTCTGGAGAACCAATAATTAAGAAATCTCTACTTTCTTCTTGAATTGCTTTAATGTCTTCCCATTTTGCTCTTACCAAAATAACATCGCCTTCTCGCAAATCAAATTCTCTACCTCTAATTCTTTTATTATATCTACTTACCGCAATAACTTGCAAGTTGTATTTTTTTCCAAACCTACCGGTATTAATATGCCTACCTTTATAACTAGATTTTGGTGCAATAATCAATTCGCACATTCCAATCTCATCCGAAAGTACATTTTGTTTGATAAATTCTCCATCAACATCAGTTAATCTAGTTGCAGCTACATTATACTTATCAATAAATCTATGAATACGATTTTCACTACAATTTACAATTAGTTCATCACCAATATTCATTTGTCTATTTAAATCTGGAAACTCATCTAAATCACTTTTTTTGAAACCTACTTTTTTAAGAAAAGAAGTTGTAATATCTTCTTTAGAAATCATTTTTATAATAGTTACCCCCATTAAGGATCCTAACTTTAATTCTTTCATCGTTTTTCCAACAGCTGAAGAGTTTGGTCTAATTCTTACCCTCCAAAACCCTTCAAATAATTGATATGAATCTTCTATACTTTGTATTGATTCATCAATATCTTCTAACCTTCTAGATTTATTACTTGGTAATAACTTTGTACCCAAATAACGCATATAAATTACTGTTAAAAACAATAAAGGAACTCCTATATAAGCAAATTCAAAAAAGCCAAATTCAGGAATACCTGCATCTATCATTGCTTGGTTTGTTACAATATTTGTAGGTGTACCTGTAAGGGTTAACAACCCTCCAGTTGCCGCTGCAAATGACAAGGGAATTAACATTTTTGAAGCAGGTGTTTTCAACCTCCAAGAAGCAGCAATTATAACAGGCATTAAAGATGCAACTGTACCCGTGTTACTCATAAAGGCAGACAGAATAGCCGAACCAATAATAATTAAGACTAATAGTTTATTTGAATTATTTTTTGATAGCACAATAATTTTATTACCCAACCAAGAAGTTAATCCGGTTCTACTCATTGCTTCTCCAACAATAAAAAGACCTGCAATTAAAATAATACTTGAGTTGCTAAATCCAGAAAATGTTTCACCAACAGTTAAAACACCCGTCATACTTAATGCCATCATACTAGTGATAGCTACAATATCTGGC
The nucleotide sequence above comes from Polaribacter butkevichii. Encoded proteins:
- a CDS encoding succinate dehydrogenase cytochrome b subunit translates to MSGFFKSSVGRKIAMALSAFFLMFFLIIHLAVNVTSLFSEELFNQLSHFMGTNPLIQFALQPVLIFGVVFHFVMGFVLELKNKKANGVAYVKNNGAANSTWMSRNMIYSGLAILAFIALHFIDFWIPELNHKYVAVLPEVPTRYFHELQEKFIPIWRVAAYVVAFVFLGLHLAHGFTSAFQSMGVTAGRKKALQNFGKIYSVVIPLGFIIIALFHHFNHNH
- a CDS encoding fumarate reductase/succinate dehydrogenase flavoprotein subunit; this translates as MALDSKVPEGPIKDKWTIYKDKINLVNPANKRNIDIIVVGTGLAGGSAAATLAELGYNVKAFAYQDSPRRAHSIAAQGGINAAKNYQGDGDSNYRLFYDTVKGGDYRSREANVHRLAEVSGNIIDQCVAQGVPFARDYGGLLDNRSFGGVLVSRTFYAKGQTGQQLLLGCYSAMNRQIARGKIEMFNRHEMLDVVKIDGKARGIIARNLITGEIERHSAHAVVIATGGYGNVYFLSTNAMGSNATAAWKIHKKGAFFANPCFTQIHPTCIPRSGDYQSKLTLMSESLRNDGRIWVPARIEDAKLIQQGKLKPTEIAEENRDYYLERRYPAFGNLVPRDVASRAAKERCDAGYGVNATGEAVYLDFASAFERYGKEQAKIHGIKNPSKEKIKELGQAIIEQKYGNLFQMYEKIIAENPYETPMMIYPATHYTMGGVWVDYNLMTTVEGLYCIGEANFSDHGANRLGASALMQGLADGYFVLPYTIGDYLSNDIRTGAIPTDTKEFDDAEKEVTDRINFFLNNKGTKSVDHFHKRLGKVMWDKVGMSRNEKDLKAAMAEIKAIREEFWKDVMVPGAANEMNVELEKAGRVADFLELGELFAKDALIRNESCGGHFREESVELDGEQKGEAKRNDKDFAFVSAWEYKGEPADAVLHKEQLEFKDIELKQRSYK
- a CDS encoding SLC13 family permease, with the protein product MTTTFIILAITIILFVSGKIRPDIVAITSMMALSMTGVLTVGETFSGFSNSSIILIAGLFIVGEAMSRTGLTSWLGNKIIVLSKNNSNKLLVLIIIGSAILSAFMSNTGTVASLMPVIIAASWRLKTPASKMLIPLSFAAATGGLLTLTGTPTNIVTNQAMIDAGIPEFGFFEFAYIGVPLLFLTVIYMRYLGTKLLPSNKSRRLEDIDESIQSIEDSYQLFEGFWRVRIRPNSSAVGKTMKELKLGSLMGVTIIKMISKEDITTSFLKKVGFKKSDLDEFPDLNRQMNIGDELIVNCSENRIHRFIDKYNVAATRLTDVDGEFIKQNVLSDEIGMCELIIAPKSSYKGRHINTGRFGKKYNLQVIAVSRYNKRIRGREFDLREGDVILVRAKWEDIKAIQEESRDFLIIGSPEELSKEVGTITRKGIISILAMIFMVCMFIWGPYSSSITVMLTAFIMIAGGCINMNQSYRSINWNVIIIMAGMIPMGVALQKTGGAKFIADSMILLVGEKHPTYFLAGIFLITSFLSQVMSNTATAILMAPIVLVASLELGYSPHPFMMALAVSASTAFLTPFGTPTNTMVMNAGNYKFTDYLKSGAILLLMFFIVSIVLIPIIWPYS